One stretch of Callospermophilus lateralis isolate mCalLat2 chromosome 11, mCalLat2.hap1, whole genome shotgun sequence DNA includes these proteins:
- the LOC143410143 gene encoding keratin-associated protein 3-2 produces the protein MSCCIARCCSVPTGPATTICSSDKSCRCGVCLPSTCPHTIWQLEPTCCDNCPPPCHIPQPCVPTCFLLNSSYPTPDLESINLTTYTQPSCDPCVPRCC, from the coding sequence ATGTCCTGCTGTATTGCCCGCTGCTGCAGCGTCCCCACCGGCCCTGCCACCACCATCTGCTCCTCAGACAAGTCCTGCCGCTGTGGAGTCTGCCTGCCCAGCACCTGCCCCCACACCATCTGGCAACTGGAGCCAACCTGCTGTGACAACTGCCCCCCACCCTGCCACATCCCTCAGCCCTGTGTGCCCACCTGCTTCCTGCTCAACTCCTCCTATCCCACCCCAGACCTGGAGAGCATCAACCTCACCACCTACACTCAGCCCAGCTGTGACCCCTGCGTCCCAAGATGCTGCTGA